The following is a genomic window from Syntrophorhabdaceae bacterium.
CATGTCGCAGGCCGCCAATCCTTTCGGCGACGGGCATGCAGCAGCGCATATTGTGAGCCACTGTTTCTCCTATCTCAATATACTACGCGATGCGAATCGAGAAGCCCCGGCTTTGGAGGAACTATCCGAGACCGGGAAAACGTCGTGAAAGCGCTCTCGGGCGCTCTTTGGCGCTCGGTACTGATCGGGCTCGTATGCGTCGGTCTCGCTCTTATGCTTTCTTTCCCTGTCGCCCTGTCTGCGGCAGAAATCCCCGAAGTGCCGGGTTTTTTTCTCGCGGCCGGCTCCGAGACCGCCTGGTCCTCTATCTTGAGGAGCATCGGGCTAAAGGAACGAAGTGCAGAGGACGCCCGCGTCATTGTGCTGCCTCAGGACAGCACTATTCACATTGAGGAAATTCCGGGGAAACTGACAGCCGGCCGGATTCTCGTCCTCGAAGGCGATTCCGAGACTGCGAGGACGCTCGGCATTCGGGCTACCGCACAGCATGTACGGGTGCGCAGGATACATGATGCCCACCAGCCAAATCTGTCCATTGCCTGGGAAGAATCTGTAGATCTGCCTGTTTTCAAGCTTCCCCGCACGGCCAAGATTGTGACGTGGGACCGGGTAAGCGGGGCCCCGCTTACTGCAATTTTGAGATGGGGACACGGTAGCGTGCTCTGGGTTGCCGCATCCATTGGCCTCGAGGGCTATGAACGATTCCCTTTTCTGCTCAACACCTTGTACGATATGGGGGTGCATCCGCTCTTTGAGTCTTCCCGGCTCGCGGCCTTTTTCGATTTTGCGTTTGAGCGTAATCGCGACGAGGGCAAACTTGCACGCGAGTTGCGCCGGATGGGCATCGCTGCCGTACATGTTGGTGCGTGGGAATTCTTTGAACGAAAAAGCATTCTCAACCACCGTCTTAAGAAATTGATTGAGGCCTGTCACCGCGAGGGTATTCTCGTCTATGCCTGGTTGGAACTGCCGCACGTAAGTGTTAAGTTCTGGAAGTCCCATCCTGAGTGGCGAGAGAAGACGGCCCTGCTCAAGGATGCCGTAGGCGACGACGGGTGGCGTCTCGCCATGAATCTTAACAATCCCGATTGCCGGCGTGCAGTTGTCCGGGGCATCAGAAGCACCATAGAGAGGTTCGACTGGGACGGCGTAAATCTTGCGGAACTCTATTTCGAAGGCGCGGACGGTCTTTCCAAGCCGGAGGAATTCACCCCCTTAAGCGCGGATGTGCGGCGGGAAGTTGAGTACGCGTACGGCTTCGATCCTGTCGGGCTTTTCCAAAGCAAAGAGCCCGATCCGGAGAAATTGCGCATCTTCCTTAACTATCGTGTGGACCTGGCGGCCCGTCTTCAAGAATTCTGGATAGATGAACTGGAGAAAATGTGTGCCCTCAAACCTCACCTCGATCTGGTTCTTACCCACGTGGATGACCGGTTCGATACCACCATGCGGGACGCCATCGGCGCCGATGCTGCACGATTGCTCCGGATGCTCGATGACCATGATCTGAGTTTTATCATCGAAGACCCTTACACGGTGTGGCATTTGGGCCCGAAACGTTACGAAGAGATCGCGGCCCGGTACCGCCCGCTCACGTTCAGGCAGGACCGCCTTGGCGTGGACATCAACATAGTTGAACGTGGCGGGCACGTATATCCTACCTCAAAGCAGACCGGTGTAGAACTGACTGAGCTCATCCATACCTCCGCAGAGTCCTTTTCCACGGTCATGTACTATCACACGGGTTCGATTACGGGCCTTGATGCGCCTTTCTTGCCTTACGCGTCGTCCGTGGTCAGGCGTTGCGAGCCCGTAAGTGGTGGACTTCTTGTTGACTCGCCTTTGGGTGTGGGTGTGCGCTGGTCGGGCCCGGTGACGCTCGACGGCAGGGACTGGCCGGTGCGGGACAAGAAAAGGGTCCTCATACCTGTCGGAGAACACGTGCTGCGCCCCGCAGACACAGACATACCGGCGCTGGTAACGGACTTTACCGGCACGCTCGAGAATGCAGCAATGGCACCTGGCGGTGTGGAGATCGCCTACACAAGCCAGTCAAGGGCATTCGCGAGGATGAGCCGTAAACCGAAACATCTCGTTGTAGATGGGGTAGAGATGACGCTTCATACGATAGGCAAATATATGGTATTTTTGCCTCGGGGCAAACATAGCGCCCTGATTTTATTTTGATCGAGCCCCCACCAGAACGCGAGAAGCAACATTTTTGATAGTGTCGAAACGATCGTGATGTGCTGTTTACTCCCAATCCTCATCGGTTTGCGGCTGGGGGATCGTATAGGTCATGAGCGTGGCGATATAGCGGTCAAAACCCTGAGGGTCGCCCGCTTCGAGTTTTTCGATCTCAGGCAGGACTTTTTGCATGACCTCTTTGTCATAGACGATTTCCACTGGATAGTGCGCGAAAGAAGACCGTCTGATGAGCGAGTATACCTTCTTCTGTTCGGGTGTGAGGGCCAGGTACTTGTCGATCTCGGCGAGCATGTAGGCCTTTTTTTCGTCGAGGTAGCCGTCCACCTGCATGAGGAGGTTGGGTCCGTAATCACCGCAGGAGAAATAGCTGTGCATCTCATTGAGAGAGGAAACGAGCAGTCTTATCTCGATGACGATCTCTTCGTCTGTCATAGGTGCGAAGGCGCCTTGTTCAACCATTTTACGCATGGGTGACTGAGGGTGCAGGGCGAAGGTACGGACCCGGATGAAATCGGGCTTGACCATGTTGAGGACGCGGGCGGTCTCGCGTGCGTGCTCCTCGCTCAGTGCGCGCCCGCCGATGCCCGGCATGATATATTCCGAGAGCGATATACCAGACTCAACGACCTTCACCCCTGCCTCAATGATATCTTCAGGGGTGATCCCCTTTTTGATCATCTTGAGCACTTTTTCCGATCCACTTTCCATACCCGCATGAATCCTTGTAAGACCGGCCTCGCGTAACTGCCTGAATTCATCAACGGTCTTGCGCTTCAACGTGGTGGCCCGCGCGTAGGTCGTAATCCGTTCGATTGCGGGAAACTTTTCCTTCATATAACGGATGATTTCGAGGATGTCGGCGGTTTTCAGTACGAGGCTGTCTGCATCCTGAAGGAACGCGGTTTTTATCATGCCGGTGTGGCCCGCGTATTCTTTTGCCATATTGTCGATGTCCGACTTGACTTCTTCCACGGTACGCCGCGAGAACTTGACCCCCTTGTACGCCGGACAGAACACGCACTGGTTCCACGGACAATTTCTCGTGACCCGTACAAGCAGACTCTGCGCCTCGCTCGGTGGCCTGATTACTCCTTGCTCATACATGTTGCAATCTCCCTGTGGACTGAACTCGTTTGTCAGAACTCACTATTTGCTCTCTTCTTGAGCTTTCACGCCTACAGTAGCCATATAGATAACGGTCTCTTCGAGACCATCAAGATCAAAGATCCTGTTCACAGCATCATCATAGAAAGCCCCGACCGCACAAACGCCATACCCGAAGGCCTCTGCCGCAAGATAGAGGTTTTGTGCGATGTGACCGGCATCGAGATAGACGTACCGGTAGGACCTCTGGCGGTATTTCCATCTTCCCCGCGCAATGATCCCCGACCAGACAAAAGTGGCTTGCGCGCCCAGAATCACAGTTTGTTGCAGGCAG
Proteins encoded in this region:
- a CDS encoding radical SAM protein — translated: MYEQGVIRPPSEAQSLLVRVTRNCPWNQCVFCPAYKGVKFSRRTVEEVKSDIDNMAKEYAGHTGMIKTAFLQDADSLVLKTADILEIIRYMKEKFPAIERITTYARATTLKRKTVDEFRQLREAGLTRIHAGMESGSEKVLKMIKKGITPEDIIEAGVKVVESGISLSEYIMPGIGGRALSEEHARETARVLNMVKPDFIRVRTFALHPQSPMRKMVEQGAFAPMTDEEIVIEIRLLVSSLNEMHSYFSCGDYGPNLLMQVDGYLDEKKAYMLAEIDKYLALTPEQKKVYSLIRRSSFAHYPVEIVYDKEVMQKVLPEIEKLEAGDPQGFDRYIATLMTYTIPQPQTDEDWE